Proteins encoded by one window of Pseudomonas tructae:
- the mksE gene encoding Mks condensin complex protein MksE — MHLDLSELPQLAPIFRELFKGFHISRRDPELYAQLSNFQDQYRGLFKALGFELVCDTRGFYYFVPDLAAAQVNKTAQRLSLFTFILVEHLADQGRDPMSVLDGGSLGRDELPSLLEKYRDLFIQAEVQTPDELEEKIMRRMTQLGFAHEENGIYRFLPPMHRFLDVCLSVQQDRDLAASLHSALPLPTPVLVEEESPEQLNRTDDPLDLSPFEESEEDALARAIAQEQQEIDA; from the coding sequence ATGCATCTTGATCTCTCCGAACTGCCCCAGCTCGCACCGATCTTCCGCGAGCTGTTCAAGGGCTTCCATATCAGCCGCCGCGATCCGGAGCTGTACGCCCAACTGTCGAACTTCCAGGACCAGTACCGTGGCCTGTTCAAGGCCCTGGGCTTTGAACTGGTGTGCGACACCCGCGGTTTCTACTACTTCGTCCCGGACCTGGCGGCCGCCCAGGTCAACAAGACCGCCCAGCGTCTGTCGCTGTTCACCTTCATCCTGGTCGAACACCTGGCCGACCAGGGCCGCGACCCGATGTCGGTGCTCGACGGCGGCAGCCTGGGCCGCGACGAGCTGCCTTCGCTGCTGGAAAAGTACCGCGACCTGTTCATCCAGGCCGAAGTGCAGACCCCGGACGAGCTGGAAGAAAAAATCATGCGCCGCATGACCCAGCTCGGCTTTGCCCACGAAGAGAACGGCATCTACCGCTTCCTGCCGCCAATGCACCGCTTCCTCGATGTCTGCCTGTCGGTCCAGCAGGACCGCGACCTGGCCGCCAGCCTGCACAGCGCCCTGCCGCTGCCAACACCGGTGCTGGTCGAGGAGGAGAGCCCGGAACAACTGAACCGTACCGACGACCCGCTGGACCTCAGCCCATTCGAAGAAAGCGAAGAAGACGCCTTGGCCCGGGCCATTGCGCAAGAGCAACAGGAGATTGACGCATGA
- a CDS encoding CreA family protein, translating into MFKGIVAAALLALPVLAAAEEIGQVSTVFKIVGPNDRIVVEAFDDPKVEGVTCYLSRAKTGGLKGGLGLAEDRAEASIACRQVGPIRFKEPLKDGDEVFKERTSLVFKTMQVVRFLDKKRNTLVYLVYSDRIIEGSPQNAVTAIPILPWAQ; encoded by the coding sequence GTGTTCAAAGGGATAGTTGCAGCAGCGCTGCTGGCATTGCCGGTACTGGCGGCGGCCGAGGAGATCGGCCAGGTATCGACGGTGTTCAAGATCGTCGGGCCGAATGACCGCATCGTTGTCGAAGCGTTTGATGATCCGAAGGTGGAGGGCGTGACCTGCTACCTGTCGCGGGCCAAGACCGGTGGTTTGAAAGGCGGCCTGGGCCTGGCTGAAGACCGCGCCGAAGCTTCGATCGCCTGCCGCCAGGTCGGGCCGATTCGCTTCAAAGAGCCGCTCAAGGACGGTGACGAGGTGTTCAAGGAACGCACTTCGCTGGTGTTCAAGACCATGCAGGTGGTGCGTTTCCTCGACAAGAAGCGCAATACCCTGGTCTATCTGGTGTACTCCGACCGGATCATAGAAGGCAGCCCGCAGAATGCGGTGACGGCGATTCCGATCTTGCCGTGGGCTCAATAA
- a CDS encoding LysR substrate-binding domain-containing protein, giving the protein MKLPALSAFRYFDVAAQTQSFVRAAELLNVTHGAVSRQVRLLEESLGVQLFERRNRAIFLTAAGRALHGTTLSIFEQLEGAVYRLQQQARENVLVLSCEPTIAMRWLIPRLPAFHASHPDIHLHLVAAGGPIDFARSGVDLALRRDDFHWDANLHALKICDEWVGPVCSAGHALPKHGLAGQRLLHSGSRPHAWNTWLRQAGESAKGSSRADYEHFYLCIQAAAAGLGVAMASRLMVQDEIDSGQLQAPRGFIQDQSAYYLLSPQAILDDDKSRCFAQWVIEQSHACLAHLT; this is encoded by the coding sequence ATGAAATTGCCTGCGCTGTCCGCCTTTCGCTACTTCGACGTTGCCGCGCAAACCCAGAGCTTCGTGCGCGCCGCCGAACTGCTCAATGTCACCCACGGCGCGGTAAGCCGGCAGGTGCGCCTGCTGGAGGAGTCGCTGGGGGTGCAACTGTTCGAGCGACGCAACCGGGCCATCTTCCTCACTGCGGCCGGACGCGCCCTGCACGGCACCACCCTGTCGATCTTTGAGCAACTGGAAGGTGCGGTGTACCGCCTGCAGCAGCAAGCACGGGAGAACGTGCTGGTACTGTCGTGCGAACCGACCATCGCCATGCGCTGGTTGATCCCGCGGCTGCCAGCCTTTCATGCCTCTCACCCGGATATTCATCTGCACCTGGTGGCGGCGGGCGGGCCGATCGACTTTGCCCGTAGCGGTGTCGACCTGGCCCTGCGCCGTGATGACTTTCACTGGGACGCCAACCTGCATGCACTGAAGATCTGCGACGAATGGGTCGGCCCGGTGTGCAGTGCCGGGCACGCCCTGCCCAAACACGGCCTGGCCGGCCAACGCCTGCTGCACAGCGGATCGCGCCCCCATGCCTGGAACACCTGGCTGCGCCAGGCGGGCGAATCGGCCAAGGGCAGCAGCCGCGCCGATTACGAACACTTCTACCTGTGCATCCAGGCCGCCGCAGCAGGGCTGGGCGTGGCCATGGCCTCGCGCCTGATGGTCCAGGATGAAATCGACAGCGGCCAGTTGCAGGCGCCGCGCGGCTTTATCCAGGACCAGTCGGCCTACTACCTGCTCAGCCCCCAGGCGATTCTTGACGATGACAAAAGCCGCTGTTTCGCCCAGTGGGTGATAGAACAATCACACGCCTGCCTGGCTCACCTGACCTGA
- the proB gene encoding glutamate 5-kinase produces the protein MRSKVTGAQRWVVKIGSALLTADGKGLDRAAMGVWVEQMVALHEAGVELVLVSSGAVAAGMSRLGWAKRPSAMNELQAAASIGQMGLVQAWESSFAEHGRHTAQILLTHDDLSDRKRYLNARSTLRTLVELGVVPVINENDTVVTDEIRFGDNDTLAALVANLVEADLLVILTDRDGMFDADPRNNPDAQLIYEARADDPSLDAVAGGTGGALGRGGMQTKLRAARLAARSGAHTIIVGGRLERVLDRLKAGERLGTLLSPERGMLAARKQWLAGHLQTRGTLVLDDGAVKALRKDSKSLLPVGVKTVQGSFRRGEMVVCVGADGLEVARGLANYSALEAQKIIGQPSDAIEGLLGYIAEPELVHRDNLILV, from the coding sequence ATGCGGAGCAAGGTGACGGGTGCGCAGCGCTGGGTGGTGAAAATCGGCAGTGCCCTGCTGACAGCGGATGGCAAGGGCCTGGATCGCGCGGCCATGGGTGTCTGGGTCGAGCAGATGGTGGCGTTGCATGAGGCGGGTGTCGAGTTGGTGCTGGTGTCGTCCGGGGCGGTTGCCGCCGGGATGAGCCGCCTGGGTTGGGCCAAGCGACCGAGTGCGATGAACGAACTGCAGGCTGCCGCCTCGATCGGCCAGATGGGCCTGGTGCAGGCCTGGGAGTCGAGCTTTGCCGAGCATGGCCGGCACACCGCGCAGATTCTTCTGACCCACGACGATCTGTCTGACCGCAAGCGTTACCTCAACGCCCGCAGCACCCTGCGCACCCTGGTGGAGCTGGGCGTGGTGCCGGTGATCAACGAGAACGACACGGTGGTCACCGACGAGATCCGCTTCGGCGACAACGACACCCTGGCGGCGCTGGTGGCCAACCTGGTGGAGGCCGACCTGCTGGTGATTCTCACCGACCGCGACGGCATGTTCGATGCCGACCCGCGCAACAACCCAGATGCGCAGCTCATCTACGAAGCCCGTGCCGATGATCCGAGTCTCGATGCGGTGGCCGGTGGTACCGGCGGCGCCCTGGGCCGTGGCGGCATGCAGACCAAGCTGCGCGCCGCGCGCCTGGCAGCCCGTTCCGGGGCGCACACGATCATCGTCGGTGGTCGCCTGGAGCGCGTGCTGGACCGGCTCAAGGCTGGTGAGCGTCTGGGTACCCTGCTGTCGCCCGAGCGCGGCATGCTCGCTGCGCGCAAGCAATGGCTGGCCGGACACCTGCAGACCCGTGGCACCCTGGTGCTCGACGATGGCGCGGTCAAGGCGCTGCGCAAGGACAGCAAGAGCCTGTTGCCAGTGGGCGTCAAGACTGTGCAGGGCAGCTTTCGCCGTGGCGAGATGGTGGTCTGCGTCGGCGCGGATGGCCTCGAAGTCGCCCGTGGCCTGGCCAACTACAGCGCCCTGGAAGCACAGAAAATCATTGGCCAGCCGTCCGACGCGATCGAGGGCCTGCTGGGCTACATCGCCGAGCCGGAGCTGGTGCACCGTGACAACCTGATTCTGGTCTGA
- the can gene encoding carbonate dehydratase, with the protein MHDLQELIDNNARWADAIKQEDPDFFAKLARQQTPEFLWIGCSDARVPANEIVGMLPGDLFVHRNVANVVLHTDLNCLSVIQYAVDVLKVKHILVTGHYGCGGVRASMQDRQLGLIDGWLRSIRDLYYDNRVELAKLATEEERVDRLCELNVIQQVANVGHTTIVQNAWHRGQSLSVHGCIYGIKDGRWKSLNATISGIDQLPPQYRLRPQD; encoded by the coding sequence ATGCACGATCTACAAGAACTGATTGATAACAACGCGCGCTGGGCCGATGCGATCAAGCAGGAAGATCCGGATTTTTTCGCCAAGCTTGCGCGTCAGCAGACCCCTGAGTTCCTCTGGATCGGCTGCTCGGACGCCCGGGTGCCGGCTAACGAGATCGTCGGCATGTTGCCGGGCGACCTGTTCGTTCACCGCAATGTCGCCAATGTGGTGCTGCACACCGATCTCAACTGCCTGTCGGTGATCCAGTACGCGGTGGATGTGCTCAAGGTCAAGCACATCCTGGTCACCGGCCACTACGGTTGTGGCGGGGTGCGGGCGTCGATGCAGGATCGTCAGCTAGGCCTGATCGATGGCTGGCTGCGTTCGATACGCGACCTGTACTACGACAACCGTGTGGAGCTGGCCAAGCTTGCGACCGAGGAGGAGCGGGTGGATCGCCTGTGCGAACTGAACGTGATCCAGCAGGTGGCCAACGTCGGTCATACCACCATCGTCCAGAATGCCTGGCACCGTGGGCAGAGCCTGTCGGTGCATGGCTGCATCTATGGCATCAAGGATGGGCGCTGGAAGAGCTTGAATGCGACCATCAGTGGCATCGACCAGTTGCCGCCGCAGTACCGCTTGCGTCCGCAGGATTGA
- the rimI gene encoding ribosomal protein S18-alanine N-acetyltransferase, which produces MSDTISFRRMTEADLDAVLKIEYAAFSHPWTRGIFLDGLKSYEIWLMFEGQQQVGHGVINVIIDEAHLLNITVKPESQGRGLGLRLLEELMKRAYASNGRECFLEVRASNQSAYRLYERFGFNEIGRRRDYYPVAGGREDALVMACTLFE; this is translated from the coding sequence ATGAGTGACACAATCAGCTTCCGCCGGATGACCGAGGCGGATCTGGATGCCGTACTGAAGATCGAATACGCAGCCTTCAGCCACCCCTGGACCCGTGGGATCTTCCTCGACGGGCTCAAGTCCTATGAAATCTGGCTGATGTTCGAAGGCCAGCAGCAGGTTGGCCACGGCGTGATCAACGTGATCATCGATGAGGCGCACCTGCTCAATATCACCGTCAAGCCGGAAAGCCAGGGCCGCGGCCTGGGCCTGCGCCTGCTGGAAGAGCTGATGAAGCGCGCCTACGCAAGCAATGGCCGCGAGTGCTTCCTGGAAGTACGTGCCAGCAACCAGTCGGCCTATCGCCTGTACGAACGCTTTGGCTTTAATGAAATTGGCCGTCGTCGTGACTATTACCCGGTTGCTGGCGGTCGCGAAGACGCCCTGGTCATGGCCTGCACCCTGTTCGAGTAG
- a CDS encoding LysE family translocator: MNELIAVALFTVLAVISPGADFAMVTRSSYAFGRRAGLAAALGIALGVQVHVLYTVLGIAVIISQSPALFLAMKVLGAGYLIYLGYKSLTNTTRISLEGANASQLGVLAALRSGFLTNALNPKTMLFVVSAYTQVVQPGSSLAINFGYGAFMSFAHWLWFSLVAVFFSSTVLRRAMLERQRLVDRVIGVALIGLGLAVVFANVR; the protein is encoded by the coding sequence GTGAATGAACTCATAGCCGTTGCCCTGTTTACCGTGCTGGCGGTGATCAGCCCGGGGGCCGACTTTGCCATGGTCACCCGCAGCAGTTACGCCTTTGGCCGCCGGGCGGGCCTGGCGGCAGCCTTGGGCATTGCCCTGGGCGTACAGGTGCATGTGCTCTACACCGTGTTGGGCATCGCGGTGATCATCAGCCAGAGCCCGGCGCTGTTCCTGGCCATGAAGGTGCTGGGGGCGGGGTACCTGATCTATCTTGGCTACAAGTCACTGACCAACACCACGCGGATTTCCCTGGAGGGTGCCAACGCCAGCCAGCTAGGCGTGCTGGCGGCCTTGCGCTCAGGCTTTCTGACCAACGCCCTGAACCCCAAGACCATGCTGTTTGTGGTCAGTGCCTATACCCAGGTGGTACAGCCAGGCAGCTCGCTGGCAATCAACTTCGGCTATGGCGCGTTCATGTCGTTTGCCCACTGGTTGTGGTTCAGCCTGGTGGCGGTGTTTTTTTCTAGCACAGTCTTGCGCCGGGCCATGCTCGAGCGGCAGCGTCTGGTCGATCGGGTGATCGGCGTGGCGTTGATTGGTCTGGGGCTGGCGGTAGTGTTCGCCAATGTGCGCTAA
- a CDS encoding energy transducer TonB — translation MLIESRRRAYLNAMQVVHWLPRAELPFAAPSRPELLLPVAPLEEPAFEPQERAPAVAAVAPSAPQVRTGERPKIEIPRPGSTPKVAAKPAQEAEKPPVAARPAPVPPPRFALQLLRAGNCLLLVELATGEAFQSRDPSYLLLKDMLRAAGLPDSPQIIGEPVRWPLLVRGNLDQGPQAATDFVQGFIQARLEEAPCVCLWLIGLPAVRFAGEADAQAYYRELPVEGLGTAWALPGLELLMDEPQRKADVWQAMRRLMARWKPRDE, via the coding sequence TTGTTAATCGAGTCCCGCCGCCGCGCTTACCTCAACGCCATGCAAGTGGTGCACTGGCTGCCGCGTGCCGAACTGCCGTTCGCCGCACCGTCGCGCCCGGAGCTGTTGCTGCCGGTGGCGCCGCTGGAGGAGCCGGCATTCGAGCCGCAGGAGCGTGCACCAGCGGTGGCGGCCGTTGCACCGAGTGCGCCGCAGGTGCGCACCGGTGAGCGCCCGAAGATCGAGATCCCGCGCCCCGGCAGTACGCCGAAAGTGGCCGCCAAGCCTGCGCAAGAGGCCGAAAAGCCACCTGTCGCGGCCAGGCCCGCCCCCGTGCCACCGCCACGCTTTGCCCTGCAACTGCTGCGTGCCGGCAATTGCCTGCTGCTGGTTGAGCTTGCCACCGGCGAGGCGTTCCAGAGCCGCGACCCTTCCTATCTGCTGCTCAAGGACATGCTGCGCGCCGCCGGCCTGCCGGACAGCCCGCAGATCATCGGCGAGCCGGTGCGCTGGCCGCTGCTGGTGCGTGGCAACCTCGATCAGGGGCCGCAGGCTGCGACCGATTTCGTTCAGGGTTTTATCCAGGCCCGGCTTGAAGAAGCGCCGTGCGTCTGTCTGTGGCTGATCGGCCTGCCTGCCGTGCGTTTTGCCGGCGAGGCCGACGCCCAAGCTTACTACCGCGAGTTACCGGTTGAAGGGCTAGGCACTGCCTGGGCCTTGCCGGGGCTTGAACTGTTGATGGACGAGCCGCAGCGTAAAGCGGACGTCTGGCAAGCCATGCGCCGGCTGATGGCGCGCTGGAAACCACGTGATGAGTGA
- the mksB gene encoding Mks condensin complex protein MksB produces MIEPKRVLRALAEHWALLEPLCERFDGGTLSLAELRQQLATQQLESTPQDITSLLDVWIRLDILVPVAKSPNRFELNAQIHDFLAYLRREHRLGLCLEIEAYLRHLERLAGHIQDAFEIRDGNDLARQLRLLDMRVRDVLKKLDNDEQALVAVAERAKTSDRQIPLRQRYAEVLATWDEYVEPMIQLVNADGAFEQGVRKVETVLLRLLGEQARLGHLVDDDMLLRTHARILEMQTSAQLTLRHARELLLPLREEARRHNAVTRGAALALSVIRRKGLDAVPQAAMPLFTRPQSTFLGSASQVEAYVYALARFEPKPAQFPKAHKSHKGDAPRAPRTVKEMLERCEDALPLPDLMVWLLDQEPEGATDELLYWFSRLSREKRFARERLERREYTTREHLVSLRSFALTSSREPSPEPTASPAHAS; encoded by the coding sequence ATGATCGAACCCAAGCGCGTCCTGCGCGCCCTAGCCGAACACTGGGCCCTGCTCGAGCCACTGTGCGAGCGCTTCGACGGGGGCACCCTGAGCCTGGCCGAACTGCGCCAGCAACTGGCCACCCAGCAGCTCGAGAGCACGCCTCAGGACATCACCAGCCTGCTCGATGTGTGGATCCGCCTGGATATCCTGGTGCCCGTGGCGAAAAGCCCGAACCGTTTCGAGCTCAACGCCCAGATCCACGACTTTCTCGCCTACCTGCGCCGCGAGCACCGCCTGGGCCTGTGCCTGGAGATCGAAGCCTACCTGCGCCACCTCGAGCGCCTGGCCGGGCATATCCAGGATGCCTTCGAGATTCGCGACGGCAACGACCTCGCGCGCCAGCTGCGCCTGCTCGACATGCGCGTGCGCGATGTCCTGAAGAAACTCGACAACGACGAGCAGGCGCTGGTCGCCGTGGCCGAACGCGCCAAGACCAGCGACCGGCAGATCCCCTTGCGCCAGCGCTATGCCGAAGTCCTGGCGACCTGGGACGAATACGTCGAACCGATGATCCAGCTGGTCAACGCCGATGGCGCCTTCGAGCAAGGTGTACGCAAGGTCGAGACGGTGCTGCTGCGCCTGCTCGGCGAGCAGGCCCGCCTGGGCCATCTGGTCGACGACGACATGCTCTTGCGCACCCATGCGCGCATCCTGGAAATGCAGACCAGCGCCCAGCTGACCCTGCGCCATGCCCGCGAACTGCTGTTGCCGCTGCGTGAAGAAGCCCGCCGGCACAACGCCGTGACCCGCGGCGCCGCCCTGGCGCTGTCGGTGATCCGTCGCAAAGGCCTGGACGCCGTGCCACAAGCCGCCATGCCGCTGTTCACCCGTCCGCAGAGTACCTTCCTGGGCAGCGCCAGCCAGGTCGAAGCCTACGTCTATGCCCTGGCCCGTTTCGAGCCCAAGCCTGCGCAGTTCCCCAAGGCCCACAAGAGCCACAAGGGCGACGCCCCGCGTGCGCCGCGTACGGTCAAGGAGATGCTCGAGCGCTGCGAAGACGCCCTGCCGCTGCCGGACCTGATGGTCTGGCTGCTCGACCAGGAGCCTGAAGGCGCCACCGACGAGCTGCTGTACTGGTTCTCGCGCCTGTCGCGGGAAAAACGCTTTGCCCGCGAGCGCCTCGAGCGCCGCGAGTACACCACCCGCGAACACCTGGTCAGCCTGCGTTCCTTCGCTCTGACATCGAGCCGCGAACCTTCGCCTGAGCCAACTGCGAGCCCTGCCCATGCATCTTGA
- the mksF gene encoding Mks condensin complex protein MksF, with translation MSQERYGIRRFALLNTAGYSLGLFPLEHPLSVYGANNLGKSASINALQFPILARMSDMSFGKYSLEQSRRFYFASDTSYILCEVNLPHGPHVIGVVGRGPGGGFGHQFFAYAGELDLAHYQKNDTCLRQKELFSNLERNGLKAYELKPDELRRLLVGGHTSIPLDLTLIPLRSTSEQSLKTFRALFINLLHMREITAAKLKQLFLDAFEHSLRSGSVDYIAACEEAFRDVRRMEQDYNSLVAAGPLVEALANGVAQRDILRGKLHRLSPLLDSLLGTWQDYAGARKEELVIQAEHYKNEQDSLQNDQRGGTQELMRLEREITGVQRWLGELSVLKHRFALVDDVKVLEQQLLAAKDAHDELAGALAQSRQFSAEDLEERLRELEKRLKSVKQQLDHADNNSYARLREEFSQQDVERLMRLFNGALFSLPLGERGIELDDSDVWVKSLEAVLDGFKGERFEAPGLSIDLTHIEPPALQALADRAALRDQKERLDKELKQLKTQQAVAADRAASKTQTEALYQQVLDAQKALEDFRRSETLSAEEGDKLEQLAQMEAAQDELKRSSDAFTERVQQLSAKLQLVGRQIADMEAKQRTLDDALRRRQLLPADLPFGTPFMEPVDDSMDNLLPLLNDYQDSWQGLLRVDGQIEALYAQVRLKGVAKFDSEDDMERRLQLLINAYSHRTEEALTLGKARRAAVTDIARTLRNIRSDYDSLEHQLALFNREINKRQVSNLQSFRIVLAPNKEALKHIDQIIHSAGQYEEGETLSVFDLSQSAEQDNKNEEAKEYLARLVAANHNQLGLKDLFELAFEITKVGGQPVIHTDIDGAASNGTTMTIKALTNMYLLLHLMDRDLAGRVRLPYYLDEAADIDERNQAALLETSLQLGFVPILASVKPQVSAHVAIDLEGGSGPNGIYIDEADWKYISRRDVEKAVVRAEEEEASA, from the coding sequence ATGAGCCAGGAACGCTACGGCATTCGCCGCTTCGCACTGCTCAACACCGCCGGCTACAGCCTGGGCCTGTTCCCCCTGGAACACCCGCTGTCGGTCTACGGTGCCAACAACCTGGGCAAGAGTGCCTCGATCAACGCCCTGCAGTTCCCGATCCTGGCGCGCATGTCCGACATGAGCTTCGGCAAATACAGCCTGGAGCAGTCGCGGCGCTTCTACTTTGCCAGCGACACCAGCTACATCCTCTGCGAGGTCAACCTGCCCCACGGCCCGCACGTGATCGGCGTGGTCGGCCGCGGCCCGGGAGGCGGTTTCGGCCACCAGTTCTTCGCCTATGCCGGCGAGCTGGACCTGGCCCACTACCAGAAGAACGACACCTGCCTGCGCCAGAAAGAGCTATTCAGCAACCTTGAGCGCAATGGCCTCAAAGCCTACGAGCTCAAGCCTGACGAGCTGCGCCGGTTGCTGGTCGGTGGCCATACCTCGATCCCGCTGGACCTGACCCTGATCCCGCTGCGCTCTACCAGCGAGCAGAGCCTGAAGACCTTCCGCGCGCTGTTCATCAACCTGCTGCACATGCGCGAGATCACCGCCGCCAAGCTCAAGCAGCTGTTCCTCGATGCCTTCGAGCACAGCCTGCGCTCGGGCAGCGTCGACTACATCGCCGCCTGCGAAGAAGCCTTCCGCGACGTGCGGCGCATGGAGCAGGACTACAACTCGCTGGTCGCCGCCGGCCCCTTGGTCGAAGCCCTGGCCAATGGCGTGGCCCAGCGCGACATCCTGCGCGGCAAGCTACACCGCCTGTCGCCACTGCTCGACTCGTTGCTGGGCACCTGGCAAGACTACGCCGGCGCGCGCAAAGAGGAGCTGGTGATCCAGGCCGAGCACTACAAGAACGAGCAGGACAGCCTGCAGAACGACCAGCGTGGCGGCACCCAGGAGCTGATGCGCCTGGAACGCGAGATCACCGGCGTGCAACGCTGGCTCGGCGAGCTGTCGGTGCTCAAGCACCGCTTTGCCCTGGTCGATGACGTCAAGGTCCTGGAGCAGCAACTGCTGGCCGCCAAGGACGCTCACGACGAACTGGCCGGTGCCCTTGCGCAGTCACGTCAATTCAGCGCCGAAGACCTCGAAGAGCGCCTGCGTGAGCTGGAAAAACGCCTCAAATCGGTCAAGCAGCAGCTCGACCACGCCGACAACAACAGCTATGCACGGCTGCGCGAAGAGTTTTCGCAGCAGGACGTCGAGCGCCTGATGCGCCTGTTCAACGGTGCCCTGTTCAGCCTGCCGCTGGGCGAGCGCGGCATCGAGCTGGACGACAGCGACGTCTGGGTAAAATCCCTGGAAGCGGTCCTCGACGGCTTCAAGGGCGAGCGCTTCGAAGCGCCGGGTCTGTCCATCGACCTGACGCACATCGAGCCCCCTGCCCTGCAGGCCCTGGCCGACCGCGCCGCCTTGCGCGATCAGAAAGAGCGCCTGGACAAAGAGCTCAAGCAGCTCAAGACCCAGCAGGCCGTAGCCGCCGACCGCGCCGCGAGCAAGACCCAGACCGAAGCCCTGTACCAGCAGGTACTGGATGCACAGAAGGCCCTGGAAGACTTCCGCCGTAGTGAGACCCTGTCCGCCGAAGAGGGCGACAAGCTCGAGCAACTGGCACAGATGGAAGCTGCCCAGGACGAACTCAAGCGCTCCAGCGACGCCTTCACCGAACGCGTCCAACAACTGTCAGCCAAGCTGCAACTGGTCGGCCGGCAGATCGCCGACATGGAAGCCAAGCAACGCACCCTCGACGACGCCCTGCGCCGTCGCCAGCTGCTGCCTGCCGACCTGCCGTTCGGCACTCCGTTCATGGAACCGGTCGACGACAGCATGGATAACCTGCTGCCGCTGCTCAACGACTACCAGGACAGCTGGCAGGGCCTGTTGCGCGTCGATGGCCAGATCGAGGCGTTGTACGCCCAGGTGCGCCTCAAGGGCGTGGCCAAGTTCGACAGCGAAGACGACATGGAGCGTCGCCTGCAACTGCTGATCAACGCCTATTCGCACCGTACCGAAGAAGCCCTGACCCTGGGCAAGGCACGCCGCGCCGCGGTCACCGACATCGCCCGGACCTTGCGCAACATCCGCAGCGACTACGACAGCCTCGAGCACCAACTGGCGCTGTTCAACCGCGAGATCAACAAGCGCCAGGTCTCCAACCTGCAGAGCTTCCGCATCGTCCTGGCACCGAACAAGGAAGCGCTCAAGCACATCGACCAGATCATCCACAGCGCCGGCCAGTACGAGGAAGGCGAGACCCTGTCGGTGTTCGACCTGAGCCAGAGTGCCGAGCAGGACAACAAGAACGAAGAGGCCAAGGAGTACCTGGCACGGCTAGTGGCGGCCAACCACAACCAGCTGGGCCTGAAGGACTTGTTCGAACTGGCCTTCGAGATCACCAAGGTCGGTGGCCAGCCGGTGATCCACACCGACATCGACGGTGCGGCGTCCAACGGCACCACCATGACCATCAAGGCGCTGACCAACATGTACTTGTTGCTGCACCTGATGGACCGCGACCTGGCCGGCCGCGTACGCCTGCCGTACTACCTGGACGAAGCGGCCGACATCGACGAACGCAACCAGGCAGCACTGCTGGAAACCAGCTTGCAGTTGGGCTTTGTGCCGATTCTGGCCAGTGTGAAGCCGCAGGTTTCGGCGCATGTCGCCATCGACCTGGAAGGCGGCAGCGGGCCGAACGGGATCTACATCGACGAGGCGGACTGGAAGTACATCAGCCGCCGGGATGTGGAGAAGGCGGTGGTGCGGGCAGAAGAGGAAGAAGCTTCAGCTTGA
- a CDS encoding D-Ala-D-Ala carboxypeptidase family metallohydrolase, which translates to MNSWCKAGIGAGLLLTVLAVTQARAEERDLHLFAQWAGDHQTRPFRQMLVDARLYGVVPIHQLLRSASDWRLCRAEPFAVAPTAQWPAVRSTLLLLKTLGEQGALKQYEVVSAYRNPVLNRCAGGAEASAHTRAFAVDLLLPNWADPTPLCSFWQVHGKDWNMGLGRYPSGRIHIDTAGFRTWGGDFSAGSSFCAPAVAGKAQVR; encoded by the coding sequence ATGAATTCGTGGTGCAAAGCTGGTATCGGTGCAGGGCTTTTACTGACAGTGCTCGCAGTCACTCAGGCCCGGGCCGAAGAGCGTGACCTGCATCTGTTTGCCCAGTGGGCGGGCGATCACCAGACCCGGCCGTTTCGCCAGATGCTGGTGGACGCGCGCCTGTATGGCGTGGTGCCGATTCATCAACTGCTACGCTCGGCCAGTGACTGGCGCTTGTGCAGGGCCGAGCCCTTTGCGGTGGCGCCAACGGCGCAGTGGCCGGCGGTGCGCTCGACACTGCTGTTGCTCAAGACCCTGGGCGAGCAAGGCGCGCTCAAACAGTACGAAGTGGTGTCGGCTTACCGCAACCCGGTGCTCAACCGTTGTGCCGGAGGCGCCGAGGCCAGCGCCCATACCCGGGCCTTTGCGGTCGACCTGTTGCTGCCGAACTGGGCCGATCCGACGCCGCTGTGCAGCTTCTGGCAAGTGCATGGCAAGGACTGGAACATGGGCCTGGGGCGTTACCCGTCAGGGCGCATTCACATCGACACGGCGGGGTTCCGCACCTGGGGTGGTGATTTCAGTGCCGGTTCCTCCTTCTGCGCCCCGGCGGTGGCCGGCAAGGCTCAGGTCAGGTGA